In Streptomyces sp. SID8374, one genomic interval encodes:
- a CDS encoding helix-turn-helix domain-containing protein has product MSNERLRSAMLAQGMSVHDLAEAIEVNPKTVERWITQGKVPYRRHQYATASQLRVDVTTLWPDDSRAVESATDLSKAEIVTIYPHRHMVPNNLWRDIYERAESHIDLLVYSGLWMSEDPLFHDLLKRKSQGTTQIRILLGDPGCAAVRQRGIDEGHRIMDGKIRNALVNYRPLFASHPGIGFRLHDGTLYNSLFRSDDEMLVNTHVYGIGAYMAPVLHLRRLPGGGLFDTYANSIEQTWGGARPVSDHDITGV; this is encoded by the coding sequence ATGTCCAACGAGCGCCTACGGTCGGCCATGCTGGCGCAGGGGATGAGCGTCCACGATCTCGCCGAGGCGATCGAGGTCAATCCGAAGACAGTGGAGCGGTGGATCACTCAGGGCAAAGTTCCGTACCGGCGGCATCAGTACGCCACTGCCTCACAGCTCAGGGTGGACGTGACGACGTTGTGGCCCGACGACTCGCGCGCGGTTGAATCGGCAACTGACCTCAGCAAGGCGGAGATCGTCACCATCTACCCGCACCGTCACATGGTTCCCAACAACCTGTGGCGGGACATCTATGAGCGGGCTGAGTCGCACATCGACCTACTCGTCTACTCAGGCTTGTGGATGTCCGAAGACCCGCTGTTTCACGACCTCTTGAAGCGAAAGTCGCAGGGGACGACACAGATCAGAATTCTTCTGGGTGATCCCGGGTGCGCTGCTGTGCGTCAACGAGGCATAGACGAAGGTCACCGCATCATGGACGGCAAGATTCGCAATGCGCTGGTGAACTATCGCCCGCTGTTCGCGAGCCATCCCGGTATCGGCTTTCGCCTACATGATGGGACGCTCTACAACTCGCTCTTCCGGTCCGATGACGAGATGCTGGTGAACACCCACGTATACGGAATCGGGGCCTACATGGCTCCGGTCCTGCACCTACGGCGACTGCCTGGCGGTGGGCTCTTCGACACCTATGCAAATAGCATCGAACAGACCTGGGGCGGCGCCCGCCCGGTCTCTGACCACGACATCACCGGAGTTTGA
- a CDS encoding cell division protein FtsK — translation MTDTTAPAAHLRPVPDLDDDTETTAPVAVDNPALPEPKVTVEKRKPVLAGWLTDRRDFTATARHAGANAGYSALFHGVRLPVYAGRLALMSPRGACRFIATTNRWVWDREAAPLRAAAVRAEDVEEYMRLARLRAGRVRLRGLVALVAAVFGVGFALWLYVMAPALMYAFAAGGVLLLGTAGQQPDAPVIGPAVLKTEVQKLTGSIVLRGLDSIGSAKISAAIKKGGDMNGLRFTSEIVRDGPGYRADLDLPYGVTPEDIMEARKPLASGLRRKVGCVWPSPDPAEHEGRLVLWVGDKPMNETTKPAWPLLKSGTVDLFRPVVFGNDQRMRDVSVTLMFAAVVVGSIPRMGKTFLMRLFLLIAALDPRAELHAFDFKGTGDFGALEPVCHRYRAGEENDDIEYVLDALRELKEELRRRAKVIKSLPRSRCPESKVTPELASDKSLGLHPIVAGFDECQVPFEHEEHGKEIEAICTDLVKRGPALGIVTLFGTQRPDAKSLPTGISANAVLRFCLKVMGQPANDMVLGTSMYKAGYRATMFSRSDRGICWMAGEGDDPRIVASAFVDAVAAEQIAARARQVREEYGNVTGHAIGAGPEKSGQSDVLADVLAVIAPGEKAVWCERIAARLAGAQPDVYGGWKGENVTAALKPHGIKAGQVWGQTDTGEGKNRRGIDRADITAAITLRNQNKAAA, via the coding sequence ATGACGGACACCACGGCACCGGCCGCGCATCTGCGGCCGGTGCCCGACCTGGACGACGACACCGAGACCACCGCGCCCGTCGCGGTCGACAACCCCGCGCTGCCTGAGCCGAAGGTCACCGTGGAGAAGCGCAAGCCGGTGCTTGCCGGTTGGCTGACCGACCGGCGCGACTTCACTGCCACCGCCCGCCACGCCGGCGCGAACGCCGGATACAGCGCCCTGTTCCACGGCGTCCGGCTCCCGGTCTACGCCGGGCGTCTCGCGCTGATGTCCCCGCGGGGAGCCTGCCGGTTCATCGCCACCACCAACCGGTGGGTCTGGGACCGCGAAGCCGCCCCCCTGCGGGCCGCCGCCGTCCGCGCCGAGGACGTCGAGGAGTACATGCGCCTGGCCCGGCTGCGGGCCGGACGGGTTCGGCTGCGCGGCTTGGTCGCCCTGGTCGCGGCCGTATTCGGCGTCGGTTTCGCCCTCTGGCTCTACGTCATGGCCCCCGCGCTCATGTACGCGTTCGCGGCCGGCGGGGTGCTGCTCCTCGGCACGGCCGGTCAGCAGCCCGACGCCCCGGTCATCGGCCCCGCCGTGCTGAAGACGGAGGTGCAGAAGCTCACCGGGTCGATCGTGCTGCGCGGTCTCGACTCCATCGGGAGCGCAAAGATCTCCGCCGCGATCAAGAAGGGCGGCGACATGAACGGGCTGCGCTTCACCAGCGAGATTGTGCGCGACGGGCCCGGCTACCGTGCCGACCTCGATCTCCCGTACGGGGTGACGCCCGAGGACATCATGGAGGCCCGCAAGCCGCTGGCGTCCGGGCTGCGCCGCAAGGTCGGCTGCGTCTGGCCCTCCCCCGATCCGGCCGAGCATGAGGGGCGGTTGGTGCTGTGGGTGGGGGACAAGCCGATGAACGAGACCACCAAGCCGGCCTGGCCGCTGCTGAAGTCGGGCACGGTGGACCTGTTTCGGCCGGTGGTGTTCGGCAACGACCAGCGCATGCGCGACGTGTCCGTGACGCTGATGTTCGCCGCCGTGGTCGTCGGCTCTATCCCCCGCATGGGCAAGACGTTCCTGATGCGGCTGTTCCTCCTCATCGCCGCACTCGACCCGCGCGCCGAGCTGCACGCGTTCGACTTCAAGGGCACCGGCGACTTCGGAGCCCTGGAACCCGTCTGCCACCGCTACCGGGCAGGCGAGGAGAACGACGATATCGAATACGTCCTGGACGCGCTGCGGGAGCTGAAGGAGGAGCTGCGCCGGCGGGCGAAGGTCATCAAGTCCCTGCCGCGTTCCCGCTGCCCGGAATCCAAGGTCACCCCCGAACTGGCCAGCGACAAGAGTCTGGGGCTGCACCCGATCGTGGCCGGGTTCGACGAGTGCCAGGTGCCGTTCGAGCACGAGGAGCACGGCAAGGAGATCGAGGCGATCTGCACCGACCTCGTCAAGCGCGGCCCGGCCCTCGGCATCGTGACGCTGTTCGGGACGCAGCGCCCCGACGCGAAGTCGCTGCCCACCGGGATCAGCGCCAACGCCGTGCTGCGGTTCTGCCTGAAGGTTATGGGGCAGCCCGCCAACGACATGGTGCTGGGCACGTCGATGTACAAGGCCGGGTACCGGGCCACCATGTTCTCCCGCTCCGACCGGGGCATCTGCTGGATGGCCGGTGAAGGGGACGACCCGCGCATCGTCGCCAGTGCGTTCGTGGACGCGGTGGCCGCCGAGCAGATTGCCGCCCGCGCCCGGCAGGTCCGCGAGGAGTACGGCAACGTCACCGGCCACGCCATCGGCGCCGGGCCTGAGAAGTCCGGGCAGTCCGATGTGCTGGCCGATGTCCTCGCGGTCATCGCCCCCGGCGAGAAGGCCGTGTGGTGCGAGCGGATCGCCGCCCGCCTGGCCGGCGCGCAGCCGGATGTCTACGGCGGGTGGAAGGGCGAGAACGTCACCGCCGCTCTCAAGCCGCACGGCATCAAGGCCGGGCAGGTCTGGGGCCAGACCGACACCGGGGAAGGCAAGAACCGGCGCGGCATCGATCGCGCCGACATCACCGCCGCCATCACCCTCCGTAACCAGAACAAGGCCGCTGCCTGA
- a CDS encoding DUF6284 family protein has protein sequence MKSIAALQAVGTANPFDGEPSDAELDAIDREMPAILAGIALLDAEIVTIDRSPTELDERRIRRARRRVLAARRELANRSVGVSLSGGAA, from the coding sequence ATGAAGAGCATCGCAGCACTTCAGGCCGTTGGTACGGCCAACCCGTTCGACGGTGAGCCGTCGGACGCCGAGCTGGACGCGATCGACCGGGAGATGCCCGCCATCCTGGCTGGCATCGCTCTGCTGGACGCGGAGATCGTGACCATCGACCGCAGCCCGACCGAGCTGGACGAGCGGCGTATCCGCCGGGCCCGGCGGCGAGTGCTGGCCGCTCGTCGGGAGCTGGCCAACCGGTCGGTCGGCGTGAGCCTGTCGGGGGGTGCTGCCTGA
- a CDS encoding DUF6251 family protein, with the protein MEPHLPTPRPSAVVTLPDGTPAYADHLPATYQPTTAVPQVVHVHQAPPDRTVQRLALGSGMGAGAVAAGVYFGPLLVGALTAIAANLALLAFLAVALTWGVVTVVKSVGGADGKAAASSLRRGRRR; encoded by the coding sequence ATGGAACCCCACCTGCCCACACCCCGCCCGTCGGCCGTCGTCACGCTGCCGGACGGCACCCCCGCCTACGCCGACCACCTCCCCGCCACCTACCAGCCCACCACGGCGGTGCCGCAGGTGGTCCACGTCCACCAGGCCCCGCCGGACCGGACGGTGCAGCGCCTCGCGCTCGGCTCCGGCATGGGCGCCGGTGCGGTGGCTGCCGGCGTCTACTTCGGTCCCCTCCTCGTCGGCGCGCTCACCGCGATCGCCGCGAACCTTGCCCTTCTCGCGTTCCTCGCCGTCGCCCTGACTTGGGGCGTGGTGACGGTCGTGAAGTCGGTCGGCGGTGCGGACGGCAAGGCCGCCGCCTCTTCGCTGCGTAGGGGCCGCCGTCGCTGA
- a CDS encoding RRQRL motif-containing zinc-binding protein → MADVYRWRLAPDGLATRRQLRSMGLRPGGQDVVAELHRPRRRRAPLVAYLYRIEHAKPVRPMTPARAAALDAAMRARRTCPNCLVDAGYCIPRSLGMCVPCHDSP, encoded by the coding sequence ATGGCCGACGTCTACCGGTGGCGGCTCGCCCCCGATGGTTTGGCCACTCGCCGTCAGCTCCGGTCCATGGGGTTGCGGCCGGGTGGTCAGGACGTCGTCGCGGAACTGCACCGCCCTCGCCGCCGTCGGGCCCCGCTGGTCGCCTACCTCTACCGCATCGAGCACGCCAAGCCCGTACGCCCCATGACCCCGGCCCGCGCCGCCGCGCTGGATGCGGCGATGCGAGCCCGCCGCACCTGCCCCAACTGCCTTGTCGACGCCGGGTACTGCATCCCGCGTTCGCTCGGCATGTGTGTGCCCTGCCACGACTCCCCTTGA
- a CDS encoding DNA cytosine methyltransferase, whose amino-acid sequence MTQHAPIRRDHTRRPRLLDLFCCQGGAAKGYADAGFDVTGVDTAPQPRYPFPFVQADAIAYVLEHGGEFDVIHASPPCQHDSDCQRLQGNTHPDLIAPTRAALQATGRPWVLENVRGALPKLERPVMLCGPMFGVETYRHRYFETGGRLALHQPHHPAHTVPQAKMGRPIPPGHYGQFVGNFSGVQHARDVMGVPWMNRDGIRECVPPAYTQWIGTTARTLLAATGLEVAA is encoded by the coding sequence ATGACCCAACACGCCCCCATCCGGCGAGACCACACCCGTCGGCCGCGCTTACTCGACCTGTTCTGCTGCCAGGGCGGCGCGGCCAAGGGCTACGCCGATGCTGGGTTCGACGTGACCGGCGTCGACACCGCACCGCAGCCCCGCTACCCGTTCCCGTTCGTCCAGGCCGACGCCATCGCCTACGTGCTGGAGCACGGCGGGGAGTTCGACGTCATCCATGCGTCGCCGCCGTGCCAGCACGACAGCGACTGCCAGCGCCTCCAGGGCAACACCCACCCCGACCTCATCGCCCCCACGCGCGCCGCCCTCCAGGCAACCGGGCGGCCGTGGGTGCTGGAGAACGTACGCGGGGCCCTGCCGAAGCTGGAGCGGCCCGTGATGCTGTGCGGGCCCATGTTCGGGGTGGAGACCTACCGGCACCGGTACTTCGAGACCGGCGGCAGGCTCGCCCTCCACCAGCCCCACCACCCCGCTCACACCGTGCCGCAGGCGAAGATGGGCCGCCCCATCCCGCCCGGCCATTACGGCCAGTTCGTTGGCAACTTCTCCGGCGTCCAGCACGCCCGCGACGTCATGGGCGTGCCCTGGATGAACCGCGACGGCATCCGCGAATGCGTCCCGCCGGCCTACACCCAGTGGATCGGCACCACCGCCCGCACCCTGCTGGCCGCGACCGGGCTGGAGGTGGCCGCGTGA
- a CDS encoding DUF2637 domain-containing protein, giving the protein MNRFGKGLLVAALVGVVAMAFRVSWNALRDVATATGADPTAATLYPFVVDGLMALALVATLVLTGDARRFALRVLAAYTLASLVLNYVHGLVPQLHDEVVDWGRLADWDPANWALVLLATSLPVGSIYFGSDLVAKVLHHQPIEPPADSTNRKEAPENTVKRSTADLEVSTPAPIAPAPVPAALEAPVVVDLVKSTDRAPIGAVAAESTRPRRATGRVPDAARSSRPVRTAEQLLIEARTATADWPVKELTAEGIRRAVRTSPARARDLRETLRAERAA; this is encoded by the coding sequence GTGAACCGCTTCGGCAAGGGCCTGCTGGTCGCCGCTCTGGTCGGTGTGGTCGCGATGGCGTTCCGGGTGTCCTGGAACGCGCTGCGCGACGTCGCCACCGCCACCGGGGCCGACCCCACCGCCGCGACGCTCTACCCGTTCGTCGTCGACGGACTGATGGCGCTCGCTCTGGTCGCGACCCTGGTCCTGACCGGTGACGCACGACGGTTCGCACTGCGGGTGCTGGCCGCCTACACCCTGGCCTCTCTCGTCCTCAACTATGTCCACGGTCTCGTCCCGCAGTTGCATGACGAGGTGGTCGACTGGGGTCGACTGGCCGACTGGGACCCCGCGAACTGGGCCCTGGTGCTGCTGGCCACGTCGCTGCCGGTCGGGTCGATCTACTTCGGCTCCGACCTCGTCGCTAAGGTGCTGCACCACCAGCCGATCGAGCCTCCGGCCGATTCCACGAATCGGAAGGAAGCGCCCGAGAACACCGTAAAACGGTCGACGGCTGACCTGGAGGTATCGACCCCCGCCCCGATCGCCCCGGCACCGGTCCCGGCGGCGCTGGAGGCCCCGGTGGTGGTCGACCTGGTGAAGTCGACCGATCGGGCACCGATCGGTGCGGTGGCCGCCGAGTCGACCCGGCCGCGCCGGGCGACCGGACGCGTCCCCGATGCCGCCCGATCGAGTCGACCGGTCCGCACCGCCGAACAGCTCCTGATCGAGGCCCGTACGGCTACAGCCGATTGGCCGGTGAAGGAGCTGACGGCCGAGGGCATCCGGCGGGCCGTGCGGACGTCGCCCGCCAGGGCGCGCGATCTGCGCGAGACCCTGCGCGCCGAACGCGCTGCCTGA
- a CDS encoding NUDIX domain-containing protein, producing MGRIDYLHDPDAPPANSVVPSVVAFVQNESGDVLLIQRSDNGRWALPGGGHDVGESISDTVVREVWEETGVKAEVVDMSGIYTDPGHVMLYDDGEARQQFSICFRARPVGGEVRTSDETTQVRWVSPSDLREFDIHPTMRLRIEHALDRDRTAPYVG from the coding sequence ATGGGACGCATCGACTACCTTCATGACCCCGACGCCCCGCCGGCCAACTCGGTGGTGCCGTCCGTCGTGGCCTTCGTGCAGAACGAATCAGGTGATGTGCTGCTGATCCAGCGTTCCGATAACGGCCGGTGGGCCCTGCCGGGCGGTGGGCACGATGTGGGCGAGTCCATCAGCGACACTGTCGTGCGGGAAGTCTGGGAAGAGACCGGCGTCAAGGCCGAGGTCGTGGACATGTCGGGGATCTACACCGACCCCGGCCACGTGATGCTGTACGACGATGGCGAAGCACGGCAGCAGTTCAGCATCTGTTTCCGCGCCCGCCCGGTCGGGGGCGAGGTCAGGACGAGTGACGAGACGACGCAGGTCCGATGGGTCAGCCCATCGGACCTGCGTGAGTTCGACATCCACCCCACCATGCGGCTCAGGATCGAGCACGCCTTGGACCGGGACCGGACTGCCCCTTACGTCGGCTGA